The Planctellipticum variicoloris DNA window GATCCTCGACGTGGATCGCCATGCGGATCCCCCGCAAGCCGCCCAGAACCTGCGACAGCCGGGCCTGAACCGCCGTCTGGCCCTTCAGCGACGGCGCCGCTTCAACCCGGGCTTTCAGAAAGTCGGGTTCGAACAGATCCTGCAGATCGGCGGCGAGAATGACCTGCGGCCTGGAATCCGTCAGGGCTTCCTGCAGATAAGTTGAGAACTCCGGCTGCTGTTGCGAATGCAGTTCCTGGACCCACCGCGCGGTCGTCTGCCGGAATGCCGGACTGACCACGCCGATCAGCGTCTCTTCGAGTTTGACGAAATAGCAGTTGCGCGGCGACAGGACGGCGGGCGAGCCGTGCAGATCCTGAACCGTCGACTTTTCCCGTTCCGCGATCTGCTGCATGTTGATCGGTACGGCCGATTTCAGCAGCGCCACCGACCAGGAGCCGTCGGGTTGGCCGGGATGCAGGTGCGAGGCTCGAATCAGCACCTCCGCGGCGGGGGGCAGCACCGCCGCGCCAGCCAGAAACTGCTCGCGCGACTTGCCCTCCCAGTCCTCGCGCGTCCCGCGGGGGCTGTCGAGCAGTCCGCGGACGCGAATGACGCTGGCCGCGTTGACGTCCCGCGGGATCGCCTTCAGCAGCGGCGAGACTTCATCCTGGCCGCTCGCTCCGCCGGTCAGGCCGAACGCCGCCCACGCCGCCCACGCCGCCCACATCCAGACGATTCCCAGTTTTCGCATCGCGCTGCACTCCCGTCCGCTCAGGCTGCCGTCGACCGGTGCCATTTCCGAAGAATGGCTTGTCGTTCAGCAGGCTAGGCTGCCGATTCCTCCAGAACAAGCGTTCGGACGACGGAATTCCCAGGAGACCGCGAGGGCCGGTCATGCGGCTATTGCGATGAAAAGCCCGGCGATTGCGCCAGGATCTGTTCGAGCCGCGTGGGAAGATCTGGAGCGGCGCCATCCAGCACGCAAGCGTCGGCCCGCTCCTGAACCGTCAGCGGCTCGACGGATCGCAACTGTTGACGAATGACTTCACCGGTCGCGTCCGAGGCGTCCGTCGACGTCGCCCGTCGGACTGCGATGCGTCGAATCAGCTCATTCTCAGTGGCGGCAAATTCGACTATCGCTGGCCGGAGTCCGCTGTCCGCCGCGATTCTGCAGAATCGTTCCCGCTCGCAATGCCTTAGAAATGTGGCGTCGACGACGACCGGAAAGCCCGCCGCCAGAATATCTCTCGCGATCGCCGCCAGTCGGCCGTAGGTTCGCTCCGTCGCGTCGGCCGAATAGAGACGAGGCAGTTGATCGTCGGGGGTGCCGACTTCCGCTTCGCGGTCGAAGAGTCGCTTGCGTTCGACATCGGAGCGGATTCGGATCGCCCCGCAGCGGTCGATCAGTGGCTGTGTACCACAAGTCTTTCCGCTGCCGGAGACGCCAAACGTGATTGCCAGCCATCGTGGTCGGGGTTTCGTCCACCGGACTGCGAGTTTCAGATATTCATTGCGTTCCCGCCGGAGTCGCTCCAGTTCGACGGGGTTGGCGTCGTCCTGAGAGCGTCGGATCTCTGCCACTTTCGCCCGGACTGTCGCCCGATAGACAACGTAATAGGGCAAGACCTCGAGCAAGCCGTAATCGCCGGTCCGCTCCAGGTAGCGATTGAGCAGCCGATGTGCAAACTCCGGAAAGCCGCGGTCTTCGAGGTCCATCACGCAGAACGCGACTTCGCTGGCGACGTCGATCCAGCGAAGCGATTCGCTGAACTCGATACCGTCGAAGATCACGATCTGTCCGTCGATCAGGACCATGTTTCCCAGGTGCAGATCGCCGTGACACTCGCGAATCTTTGCGGCGCGCCGACGGGCCTCGAAAATCTCCGCCAGCCGGGCGTGCTCCGCCTCGCACCACGCGGCGACGTGCTCGACCAGGCCGCGTTCTTCGCCCTGAAGATCCGGGCCGCGGAGCGATGCCAGATTCTCATCGACCGGGACGCGGACTGCGGCGGCCTGGCCGAAGGTGGTTTCCTGCCCGGCGGTCGCCACCGCAGCATGAAACTCGGCGAGCAGGTCGGCCAATCGGTCCATCGCCTCAATGGGGAGCCGGCGCCCGGCCAGCTCGCGACCCAGCAGGTGGGACTGGTCGAATCTCGCCATAACGACGGCGTATTCCCACGGCTCGCCGGAGCCGTCCAGTTCGGGGGCGTGCGGGGAACCGGTGATGGCCGCGGTTCGCAGATAGAGCTGCGGAGCAAGTCGTCCGTTCAGACGAAGTTCTTCCTCGCAATATTTCCGGCGCAGGGAGAGCGTCGAGAAGTCCAGGAAGCCGAAATTTACCGGCTTCTTAAGTTTGTAGGCGAAGGAGCCTGAGAGCAGCACCCAGGAGATGTGCGTCTCGATCAGCTCGACCGGCGCGCCGTCCCGTCGCTCCAGAAACTGCTGCAGCGCTGCAATCCACGCGGGCACTTCGATTCTCCCCAGGACCATCGGCCGACTGCAGTCTGGTCCATTCGGCCGGGGAGAACAAGGCGCTGGCGGGCCAGGGTTGCCTGCTCAGCGCAACCGTTCCTCGACGGAAGGATCGAGCGCCAGAGCTTGGGCGAGCTCCACTTCTGCAGCCTCCTTCTGTCCTGCCTGCTGGAGCTCGCGGGACTTCAGCAGGTGGGCCTCGGCGACGGCAGGATCGATCCGGCGGCAGGCGGCGAAATCGGCGAGCGCCGCGTCATATTTGCGCTGGGCGAGCAGTGCGTCGCCCCGCAGTGAGAAGGCTTCCGGGACGGGATCTCGCTCGATGATCTCGGTGCAGCTCGCGACGACTTGGTCGTATTTTTTCTGTTCCAGCGCTATCTGGCCACGAAGCAGCAGTCCGGGTGTGAACTGCGGCGACTTGTCCAGCGCCGCGGCGATGTCGCGTGCTGCGCTGTCGTCGTCGCGTCCTTTCCGGAAGTGCTTTGCCCGCTCGACGTACATTCCCGCATCTTCGGGGGAACGGGCCAGCCGGGCATTCCAGTCCGCCAGACGCTTCAGCCATTCGATCTTGTTCTGGTCGGCCTGGGCCTGATCGACGTTCCCCAGCTTCAGATAGACCTCGCGCCGGTGCTGATAGTACTTGGGATTCTTCGAATCGAGCGTCATGGCGTGCGTAAAGTCCGCAATCGCCGATGTGTAATCCCCCGCCCAGGCTTTCAGCAGTCCGCGATTGTTGAATCCGTTGACATAATCCGGTCGCAGTTTGAGGACGGTGTTGAAATCGCCGAGCGACGTTTCAATCTGTCGCAACTGCAGTCGC harbors:
- a CDS encoding AAA family ATPase — protein: MPAWIAALQQFLERRDGAPVELIETHISWVLLSGSFAYKLKKPVNFGFLDFSTLSLRRKYCEEELRLNGRLAPQLYLRTAAITGSPHAPELDGSGEPWEYAVVMARFDQSHLLGRELAGRRLPIEAMDRLADLLAEFHAAVATAGQETTFGQAAAVRVPVDENLASLRGPDLQGEERGLVEHVAAWCEAEHARLAEIFEARRRAAKIRECHGDLHLGNMVLIDGQIVIFDGIEFSESLRWIDVASEVAFCVMDLEDRGFPEFAHRLLNRYLERTGDYGLLEVLPYYVVYRATVRAKVAEIRRSQDDANPVELERLRRERNEYLKLAVRWTKPRPRWLAITFGVSGSGKTCGTQPLIDRCGAIRIRSDVERKRLFDREAEVGTPDDQLPRLYSADATERTYGRLAAIARDILAAGFPVVVDATFLRHCERERFCRIAADSGLRPAIVEFAATENELIRRIAVRRATSTDASDATGEVIRQQLRSVEPLTVQERADACVLDGAAPDLPTRLEQILAQSPGFSSQ
- a CDS encoding tetratricopeptide repeat protein, with amino-acid sequence MSRLSLLLAVVVCLGCGSAKTPEVSSSSAKPAATEPIESPNLDAKPAADLPWPAELSEAIRQRNIAEAISLVTREIESAPQQPAWYRLRGGLYHQSGTNDLAAEDFSKAIELSPREAALYNNRGFVLLSLQQFAGAKKDLDEAIRLNPEYAQAYNNRGLLLIAQRKYSEAVVQFNRAVEINPQYVDAYNNRGFSRLQLRQIETSLGDFNTVLKLRPDYVNGFNNRGLLKAWAGDYTSAIADFTHAMTLDSKNPKYYQHRREVYLKLGNVDQAQADQNKIEWLKRLADWNARLARSPEDAGMYVERAKHFRKGRDDDSAARDIAAALDKSPQFTPGLLLRGQIALEQKKYDQVVASCTEIIERDPVPEAFSLRGDALLAQRKYDAALADFAACRRIDPAVAEAHLLKSRELQQAGQKEAAEVELAQALALDPSVEERLR